In a genomic window of Variovorax paradoxus:
- a CDS encoding tripartite tricarboxylate transporter substrate binding protein, protein MDNQAMLSRRALLALAAASMGTPALAQPAASRGKVTKILVGFPPGQATDIVARLMAEKMQAVTGENYIVDNKPGQGGSIAMGQLAKSPNDGSVMMLTHMSAVATNPHLYRSVPYDSLKDYEAVGLVGDLPFVLVCHPSLPFTDAQGLVAYAKANPGKLTNASSGNGTVSHLAMEELKRRAGIDIVHVPYKGSAPGLTDVVAGNVSLALETAAGVQAFVQGGKLRALGAATASRLDAPLAVPTLIEQGFADFRASTWLMLLYPVGTSKTLVASTHEAIAKAMRKPEVERRMRSIGALPRYSASPEEAAAYVASEFKSWGELVRRSGVQMD, encoded by the coding sequence ATGGACAACCAGGCAATGCTGAGCCGCCGCGCGCTGCTCGCGCTCGCGGCCGCGTCGATGGGCACGCCGGCGCTCGCGCAGCCGGCCGCGTCACGCGGCAAGGTCACGAAGATCCTCGTGGGCTTTCCGCCGGGCCAGGCCACCGACATCGTGGCGCGGCTGATGGCCGAGAAGATGCAGGCCGTGACGGGCGAGAACTACATCGTCGACAACAAACCGGGCCAGGGCGGCAGCATCGCGATGGGCCAGCTCGCGAAGTCGCCCAACGACGGCTCGGTGATGATGCTCACGCACATGTCGGCCGTGGCCACCAACCCGCACCTCTACCGCAGCGTGCCTTACGACTCGCTCAAGGACTACGAAGCGGTGGGCCTGGTCGGCGACCTGCCCTTCGTGCTGGTGTGCCACCCCTCGCTGCCCTTCACCGACGCGCAGGGGCTGGTGGCCTATGCCAAGGCCAACCCGGGCAAGCTCACCAATGCCTCGTCGGGCAACGGCACGGTGTCGCACCTCGCGATGGAGGAGCTCAAGCGGCGCGCGGGCATCGACATCGTGCACGTGCCCTACAAGGGCAGCGCGCCGGGCCTGACCGACGTGGTCGCGGGCAATGTCTCGCTGGCGCTCGAGACCGCGGCCGGCGTGCAGGCCTTCGTGCAGGGCGGCAAGCTGCGCGCGCTCGGCGCGGCCACCGCGAGCCGGCTCGACGCGCCGCTGGCCGTGCCCACATTGATCGAGCAGGGCTTCGCCGACTTCCGCGCCTCGACCTGGCTGATGCTGCTCTACCCGGTCGGCACCTCGAAGACGCTGGTGGCCTCGACCCACGAGGCGATCGCCAAGGCCATGCGCAAGCCCGAGGTGGAGCGGCGCATGCGCAGCATCGGCGCGCTGCCGCGCTACAGCGCCAGCCCCGAGGAAGCCGCGGCCTACGTCGCCAGCGAATTCAAGAGCTGGGGCGAGCTGGTGCGCCGCAGCGGCGTGCAGATGGACTGA
- a CDS encoding cell division protein ZapA has protein sequence MKQIEVQIMGQSYLLGCPDGGEAQLRDAVERVDAAMCKIRDAGKVKARDRIAVLASLNLAFDLAAQEATAKAAPPAEPAPAPAPVDDGAVDPKAAQLIHKLDQALAGDGHLL, from the coding sequence ATGAAGCAGATCGAAGTTCAGATCATGGGCCAGAGCTATCTGCTCGGCTGTCCCGATGGCGGCGAAGCGCAATTGCGCGACGCGGTCGAACGCGTGGATGCGGCCATGTGCAAGATCCGCGACGCGGGCAAGGTCAAGGCGCGCGACCGCATCGCGGTGCTGGCCTCGCTGAACCTGGCCTTCGATCTCGCGGCGCAGGAAGCCACGGCGAAGGCCGCGCCGCCCGCGGAGCCGGCCCCGGCCCCGGCACCCGTCGACGACGGCGCGGTCGATCCGAAGGCCGCGCAACTGATCCACAAGCTCGACCAGGCACTGGCCGGCGACGGGCATCTGCTCTGA
- a CDS encoding alpha/beta fold hydrolase has translation MTTTQHLFLPSAACRVAVHIDGPADGPVVLLAHAILSSSVLWHRQAGWLAAEGWRVLRPDTRGHGQSEAPSPPSLPWRMGDLARDVVEILDALDIRAAHYVGLSLGGMCGFALAERHPERLASLCLCDCRADAPAAFAQPWDERIALVEAQGCEALAGPTIERWLGRDFIAAHPAEAQALHAAAAGTSRAGMVGCARAIQQLDHRAAARAIRVPTTLVVGANDAALPDAMRELQAEIPGARLEVIPDAGHLPNIDQPEHFDAAMRAHLERARRTA, from the coding sequence ATGACGACCACCCAGCACCTCTTCCTGCCGAGCGCGGCCTGCCGCGTCGCGGTCCATATCGACGGCCCCGCGGACGGCCCCGTGGTGCTGCTCGCGCACGCGATCCTGTCTTCGTCGGTGCTGTGGCACCGCCAGGCCGGGTGGCTGGCCGCCGAGGGCTGGCGCGTGCTGCGGCCCGACACGCGCGGCCATGGCCAGTCGGAGGCGCCCTCACCGCCATCACTGCCCTGGCGCATGGGCGACCTGGCGCGCGACGTGGTCGAGATCCTCGATGCGCTCGACATCCGCGCGGCGCACTACGTCGGGCTCTCGCTCGGCGGCATGTGCGGCTTCGCGCTGGCCGAACGGCATCCCGAGCGCCTGGCCAGCCTGTGCCTGTGCGACTGCCGCGCCGACGCGCCCGCGGCCTTCGCGCAGCCCTGGGACGAACGCATCGCGCTCGTCGAGGCCCAGGGCTGCGAAGCGCTCGCGGGCCCGACCATCGAGCGCTGGCTGGGCCGCGATTTCATCGCCGCCCATCCGGCCGAGGCGCAGGCGCTGCATGCGGCCGCGGCCGGCACCTCGCGCGCGGGCATGGTCGGCTGCGCGCGCGCGATCCAGCAACTCGACCACCGCGCGGCCGCGCGCGCCATCCGCGTGCCCACGACCCTGGTCGTCGGCGCCAACGATGCCGCGCTGCCCGATGCGATGCGCGAGCTGCAGGCCGAGATTCCCGGCGCACGCCTCGAGGTCATTCCCGACGCGGGCCACCTGCCGAACATCGACCAGCCCGAGCACTTCGATGCCGCGATGCGGGCCCACCTCGAGCGCGCACGCCGGACGGCCTGA
- a CDS encoding DUF904 domain-containing protein, with translation MPASSPIDQIAERVERLLLRHEEVQRTNALLQEQVDALTRERDALKSRLAAARTRLDALLEQLPAVPPSEDSPA, from the coding sequence ATGCCCGCCTCCAGCCCCATCGACCAGATCGCCGAGCGCGTGGAACGCCTGCTCTTGCGTCACGAAGAGGTGCAGCGCACGAACGCGCTGCTGCAGGAACAGGTCGATGCGCTGACGCGCGAGCGCGATGCGCTCAAGTCGCGGCTCGCGGCGGCACGCACGCGGCTCGATGCGCTGCTCGAGCAGCTGCCGGCCGTACCTCCCTCCGAAGATTCCCCCGCATGA
- a CDS encoding carboxymuconolactone decarboxylase family protein, protein MADKTPTSAKFQRGLATRKAVLGAEYVEKSIAEADDFSWPMQQLTTEYCWDEIWNRPGLDRRSRSLLNLGMISALNRPHELRLHVRGAINNGITPAELQEVFLQVAIYCGVPAALDSLRNAREVLKEMKLV, encoded by the coding sequence ATGGCAGACAAGACCCCCACCTCGGCGAAGTTCCAGCGCGGGCTCGCCACGCGCAAGGCGGTGCTCGGCGCGGAATACGTCGAGAAGTCGATCGCCGAGGCCGACGACTTCAGCTGGCCGATGCAGCAGCTCACCACCGAGTACTGCTGGGACGAGATCTGGAACCGCCCGGGCCTGGACCGGCGCAGCCGCAGCCTGCTGAACCTCGGCATGATCAGCGCGCTCAACCGGCCGCACGAGCTGCGGCTGCATGTGCGCGGCGCGATCAACAACGGCATCACGCCCGCCGAGCTGCAGGAGGTGTTCCTGCAGGTCGCCATCTACTGCGGCGTGCCCGCGGCGCTCGACAGCCTGCGCAACGCGCGCGAGGTGCTCAAGGAGATGAAGCTCGTCTGA
- a CDS encoding FAD-dependent monooxygenase, whose translation MSKRLSVAIIGAGMGGLATAAALRRVGIDVMVYEQAEKFTRLGAGIQIGCNAMQVLRGLGLEARMRAEAFYPRSWNNKDAYTGEVRFDMIFGETAERKFGAPYLLAHRGDLHAALHSAVPDEFIRRGHKLAGFSQGDGGVELRFANGATVHADAVVAADGVHSLVKDQLFGRSEPNFTGRIAYRTTFSAALLGGQEIDQCTKWWGKDRHIVIYYVKPDRSEVYFVTSQPEPGFRLESWSTKGDIHALREAFADFHPQVRHVLQSCPEVHKWALVDRDPLPRWSEGNITLLGDACHPMTPYMAQGAAMAIEDAAVLSRCLQGTDRDGVAEAFQRFEATRKPRTSKVQLTSRTNTWLRDPQDADWVYAYDAWNAPLAEAAVA comes from the coding sequence ATGAGCAAGAGACTTTCGGTCGCCATCATCGGCGCCGGCATGGGCGGCCTGGCCACGGCCGCGGCGCTGCGCCGCGTCGGCATCGACGTCATGGTCTACGAACAGGCCGAGAAATTCACCCGCCTGGGCGCGGGCATCCAGATCGGCTGCAACGCGATGCAGGTGCTGCGCGGCCTGGGCCTCGAGGCGCGCATGCGCGCCGAGGCCTTCTACCCGCGCTCGTGGAACAACAAGGACGCCTACACAGGCGAGGTGCGCTTCGACATGATCTTCGGCGAGACCGCCGAGCGGAAGTTCGGCGCGCCCTACCTGCTCGCGCACCGCGGCGACCTGCATGCCGCGCTGCACAGCGCGGTGCCCGACGAATTCATCCGCCGCGGCCACAAGCTCGCGGGCTTCTCGCAGGGCGACGGCGGCGTCGAGCTGCGCTTCGCCAACGGCGCCACCGTGCATGCCGACGCGGTGGTGGCGGCCGACGGCGTGCACTCGCTGGTCAAGGACCAGCTGTTCGGCAGGTCCGAGCCCAACTTCACGGGCCGCATCGCCTACCGCACCACCTTCTCCGCGGCGCTGCTCGGCGGCCAGGAGATCGACCAGTGCACCAAGTGGTGGGGCAAGGACCGCCACATCGTCATCTACTACGTCAAGCCCGACCGCAGCGAGGTCTACTTCGTGACCAGCCAGCCCGAGCCCGGCTTCCGGCTCGAGTCGTGGTCGACCAAGGGCGACATCCACGCGCTGCGCGAGGCCTTCGCCGACTTCCATCCGCAGGTGCGCCACGTGCTGCAGTCGTGTCCCGAGGTCCACAAGTGGGCGCTGGTCGACCGCGATCCGCTGCCGCGCTGGAGCGAGGGCAACATCACGCTGCTCGGCGATGCCTGCCATCCGATGACGCCCTACATGGCGCAGGGCGCGGCGATGGCGATCGAGGATGCGGCGGTGCTCTCGCGCTGCCTCCAGGGCACCGACCGCGACGGCGTGGCCGAGGCCTTCCAGCGCTTCGAGGCCACGCGCAAGCCGCGCACCTCGAAGGTCCAGCTGACCTCGCGCACCAACACCTGGCTGCGCGATCCGCAGGACGCCGACTGGGTCTACGCCTACGACGCCTGGAACGCGCCGCTGGCCGAGGCGGCCGTGGCCTGA
- a CDS encoding sulfite exporter TauE/SafE family protein, translating to MTSLLDPLLIAELVALGLGTGFLAGLLGIGGGMVMVPFITIIMGHRGVPADLAVKMAIATSMATIIFTSVSSVRAHHKRGAVRWDIVKRLAPGIVIGSLVGSLGIFALLKGTALAIVFALFVGFSATQMFLDRKPKPTRQMPGTAGQLGAGGAIGLVSGLVGAGGGFISVPFMTWCNISIHNAVATSAALGFPIAVANVAGYVISGQTVQGLPAGSFGYIWLPALAVIAVCSVLTAPLGARAAHNLPVKKLKRVFASILYLLAAYMLWKGLRG from the coding sequence GTGACCAGCCTGCTCGACCCCCTCCTGATCGCCGAACTGGTCGCCCTCGGCCTCGGCACCGGTTTTCTCGCGGGCCTGCTCGGCATCGGCGGCGGCATGGTGATGGTGCCCTTCATCACGATCATCATGGGCCACCGCGGCGTGCCGGCCGACCTCGCGGTGAAGATGGCGATCGCGACCTCGATGGCCACCATCATCTTCACCTCGGTGTCGAGCGTGCGCGCGCACCACAAGCGCGGCGCGGTGCGCTGGGACATCGTCAAGCGCCTCGCGCCCGGCATCGTGATCGGCAGCCTCGTGGGCAGCCTCGGCATCTTCGCGCTGCTCAAGGGCACGGCGCTGGCGATCGTGTTCGCGCTGTTCGTGGGCTTCTCGGCCACGCAGATGTTCCTCGACCGCAAGCCCAAGCCCACGCGCCAGATGCCGGGCACCGCGGGCCAGCTCGGCGCCGGTGGCGCCATCGGCCTGGTCTCGGGCCTGGTCGGCGCGGGCGGCGGCTTCATCAGCGTGCCCTTCATGACCTGGTGCAACATCTCGATCCACAACGCGGTCGCCACCAGCGCCGCGCTGGGCTTCCCGATCGCGGTGGCCAACGTGGCCGGCTACGTGATCAGCGGCCAGACGGTGCAGGGCCTGCCGGCCGGCTCCTTCGGCTACATCTGGCTGCCCGCGCTCGCGGTGATCGCCGTGTGCAGCGTGCTGACCGCGCCGCTGGGCGCCCGGGCCGCGCACAACCTGCCGGTGAAGAAGCTCAAGCGCGTGTTCGCGAGCATCCTGTACCTGCTCGCGGCCTACATGCTCTGGAAGGGCCTGCGCGGCTGA
- a CDS encoding LysR family transcriptional regulator: MSRKLPPLNAIRAFEAAGRHVSFTRAAEELSVTNGAISRQVALLEEWLGVPLFRRTSSQLALTEAGRLYLAELTATLDRVAVASMQLREQAVPTALRINAPPTFTMRWLLSRLPAFQRRRPEVDLRLTTLLAPVNFDEGRYDIAIAGALEPPPHCVSRPFMSELILPVCHVDLLDGGRLRAPRDLAAHTLVSFATEPYAWEDWLAAAGVAGLKPGGAIRFEQMYFALQAAIDGLGLALVPLFLAFDDIIAGRLCAPFGVLAAKQRRYFASTAHADPVTESFCEWLVREGSDTEASMQQWLRSQAPAS; the protein is encoded by the coding sequence ATGTCGAGAAAACTTCCACCCCTGAACGCGATCCGCGCCTTCGAGGCCGCGGGCCGGCACGTGAGCTTCACGCGCGCCGCGGAAGAGCTGAGCGTGACCAACGGTGCCATCAGCCGCCAGGTCGCGCTGCTCGAGGAATGGCTGGGCGTGCCGCTGTTCCGTCGCACCTCCTCGCAGCTCGCGCTGACCGAGGCCGGGCGCCTCTATCTCGCGGAGTTGACGGCCACGCTCGACCGCGTGGCGGTGGCCTCGATGCAGCTGCGCGAGCAGGCGGTGCCGACCGCGCTGCGCATCAACGCGCCGCCGACCTTCACCATGCGCTGGCTGCTCTCGCGCCTGCCGGCCTTCCAGCGCAGGCGGCCCGAGGTCGACCTGCGGCTCACCACCTTGCTGGCACCGGTCAACTTCGACGAGGGCCGCTACGACATCGCGATCGCGGGCGCGCTCGAGCCGCCGCCGCATTGCGTGTCGCGGCCCTTCATGAGCGAGCTGATCCTGCCGGTGTGCCATGTGGACCTGCTCGACGGCGGCCGGCTGCGCGCGCCGCGCGACCTGGCCGCGCACACGCTCGTGAGCTTCGCCACCGAGCCCTATGCCTGGGAGGACTGGCTCGCGGCGGCCGGCGTGGCCGGGCTCAAGCCCGGCGGCGCGATCCGCTTCGAGCAGATGTACTTCGCGCTGCAGGCCGCGATCGACGGGCTGGGCCTCGCGCTGGTGCCGCTGTTCCTCGCCTTCGACGACATCATCGCGGGCCGGCTGTGCGCGCCCTTCGGCGTGCTGGCCGCCAAGCAGCGGCGCTACTTCGCGAGCACGGCCCATGCCGACCCGGTGACCGAGAGCTTCTGCGAATGGCTGGTGCGCGAGGGCAGCGACACCGAGGCCTCGATGCAGCAATGGCTGCGCTCGCAGGCCCCGGCGTCCTGA